One Thermoplasmata archaeon DNA segment encodes these proteins:
- a CDS encoding 30S ribosomal protein S17e: MGNIRQTYIKRVAIELIRHYPDAFTGDFAQNKQKVLELTDLGQSVDGKVQVTHKKLANRIAGYATRYVKRKRGT, encoded by the coding sequence ATGGGCAACATCCGCCAGACGTACATCAAGCGGGTCGCCATCGAGCTGATCCGCCACTACCCGGACGCGTTCACCGGCGACTTTGCGCAGAACAAGCAGAAGGTCCTCGAGCTCACCGACCTCGGCCAGTCGGTCGACGGCAAGGTCCAGGTCACCCACAAGAAGCTCGCGAACCGGATCGCCGGCTACGCGACCCGCTACGTCAAGCGCAAGCGCGGCACCTAG
- a CDS encoding translation initiation factor IF-6, with product MPVGRTLFGGSPYLGVYLRAGETTALVPPSAHAPIEREVERVLGVRVVRTNVADSEVVGALVALNSHGVVVGDELDPGERRALEAFGPVAVVRQRLNAMGNNVLTNDAGALVHPELSNEAVAEIARALAVPVRRGTLAGLGTVGMAGLATNRGAIVHPKTTDREVAVAREVLGVPVHRSTANFGVPIVGACVVANSRGLLIGRPTTAVEVAHLQEGLQVFE from the coding sequence TTGCCGGTCGGTCGGACGCTCTTCGGGGGCAGTCCCTATCTCGGAGTCTACCTGCGGGCCGGCGAGACGACCGCGCTCGTTCCGCCGAGCGCCCACGCCCCGATCGAGCGCGAGGTCGAGCGGGTGCTCGGGGTCCGGGTGGTCCGCACGAACGTCGCGGACAGCGAGGTGGTCGGCGCGCTCGTCGCCCTCAACTCCCACGGCGTCGTCGTCGGCGACGAGCTCGACCCGGGCGAGCGACGGGCGCTCGAGGCGTTCGGCCCGGTGGCCGTGGTCCGCCAGCGCCTGAACGCGATGGGCAACAACGTGCTCACCAACGACGCGGGCGCGCTCGTCCACCCGGAGCTGTCGAACGAGGCGGTGGCGGAAATCGCGCGCGCCCTCGCGGTGCCCGTGCGGCGGGGCACGCTCGCTGGCCTCGGCACCGTCGGCATGGCCGGGCTCGCGACCAACCGCGGCGCGATCGTCCATCCGAAGACCACCGATCGGGAGGTGGCGGTCGCCCGGGAGGTCCTCGGGGTCCCGGTCCACCGATCGACCGCGAACTTCGGCGTGCCGATCGTCGGCGCGTGCGTCGTCGCCAACTCCCGGGGGCTCCTGATCGGCCGACCGACGACCGCGGTCGAGGTCGCCCACCTGCAGGAAGGGCTGCAGGTCTTCGAGTAG
- a CDS encoding 50S ribosomal protein L31e, whose product MAPKRGSATPRRGEELEREYVIPLRASRHQPSRRRRAGHALETIRRFVVRHMKGRVEDVWIDPRLNEHIWERGIQHIPSRVRVKAIRFEDGLIEVDLLTAD is encoded by the coding sequence ATGGCGCCGAAGCGAGGCAGCGCGACCCCCCGGCGGGGCGAGGAGCTCGAGCGGGAGTACGTGATCCCGCTGCGCGCGAGCCGCCACCAACCGAGCCGCCGGCGCCGGGCGGGTCACGCGCTCGAGACCATCCGACGCTTCGTCGTTCGGCACATGAAGGGTCGCGTCGAGGACGTCTGGATCGACCCGCGGCTCAACGAGCACATCTGGGAGCGCGGGATTCAGCACATCCCCAGCCGCGTCCGGGTCAAGGCGATCCGGTTCGAGGACGGTCTGATCGAGGTCGACCTCCTCACTGCCGATTAG
- a CDS encoding 50S ribosomal protein L39e, with translation MANRRKSLARKTRLLRAVKGNRRVPAWVMQRTNRRVTRHPKRHTWKRGHLHK, from the coding sequence TTGGCGAACCGACGCAAGAGCCTCGCGCGCAAGACGCGCCTGCTGCGCGCGGTCAAGGGCAACCGGCGGGTCCCGGCCTGGGTGATGCAGCGGACGAACCGGCGGGTCACCCGTCACCCCAAGCGTCACACCTGGAAGCGGGGCCACCTGCACAAGTAG
- a CDS encoding DNA-binding protein: MAQGDDAELAELRRRRLRQLQDAQLAPGPSAQQYAAQEAEMQRREAERAEILRRILTPEARERLGRIRLAKPDVASSVEQQLISLAASGRLQRQVDDATLRALLERMMPDRREITITRR; this comes from the coding sequence ATGGCCCAGGGGGACGATGCCGAGCTCGCGGAGCTGCGACGACGTCGCCTGCGTCAGCTCCAGGACGCGCAGCTCGCCCCGGGCCCGAGCGCGCAGCAGTACGCCGCCCAGGAGGCCGAGATGCAGCGCCGGGAGGCCGAACGCGCGGAGATCCTGCGCCGGATCCTCACCCCGGAGGCGCGGGAGCGCCTCGGGCGGATCCGTCTCGCCAAGCCCGACGTCGCGAGTTCCGTGGAGCAGCAGCTGATCTCCCTGGCGGCCAGCGGTCGCCTGCAGCGCCAGGTCGACGACGCGACCCTGCGCGCGCTGCTCGAGCGGATGATGCCGGATCGTCGCGAGATCACGATCACCCGGCGCTAG
- a CDS encoding 30S ribosomal protein S19e, with product MTHPNDVPPALLLPRLATELRSRHAVEPPVWATFVKTGVHKQQAPTQTDWWYLRSASVLRKIYLRGAVGLERLSGEYGGKRDRGSAPYHARRGSRSVLREIVQQLEKSGLVQRYKTRGRRVTADGARLLDSLSREVLTSLTAQRPELAKYL from the coding sequence ATGACCCACCCGAACGACGTGCCGCCGGCGCTGCTGCTGCCCCGCCTCGCCACCGAGCTGCGGAGCCGGCACGCGGTCGAACCTCCTGTCTGGGCGACGTTCGTCAAGACGGGGGTCCACAAGCAGCAGGCGCCCACCCAGACCGATTGGTGGTACCTGCGCAGCGCGTCCGTCCTCCGCAAGATCTACCTGCGCGGCGCGGTGGGGCTCGAGCGCCTCAGCGGCGAGTACGGCGGCAAGCGCGACCGGGGGAGCGCGCCGTACCACGCCCGTCGCGGCTCGCGCTCGGTCCTGCGGGAGATCGTCCAACAGCTGGAGAAGTCCGGCCTGGTGCAGCGCTACAAGACCCGGGGTCGCCGGGTCACCGCGGACGGCGCCCGCCTCCTCGACTCGCTGTCCCGTGAGGTCCTCACCTCGCTCACCGCGCAGCGACCCGAACTTGCCAAGTACCTCTGA
- a CDS encoding nucleotidyltransferase family protein — translation MVVSTSALLLSGGASSRFGGTPKALAGAGERSIIRRMVQMSVAEGFDPIVVVVGPHRAPIAHELRDLPVELVDSEQWYEGRTASVQSGLRAIPEPRDVLLWPVDHPFVSARTLDRLAAARDSDALALWFIPTFQGRGGHPVLWKEAVRGEVLELRPDAPIRALLPELGPQIRRVPVDDPGVVANIDTPEEYAAAHDAWLQRGDD, via the coding sequence ATGGTCGTGAGCACCTCGGCCCTCCTGCTCAGCGGAGGGGCCTCGAGCCGCTTCGGGGGCACGCCGAAGGCGCTCGCGGGGGCGGGCGAGCGCTCGATCATCCGACGGATGGTGCAGATGAGCGTCGCCGAGGGTTTCGATCCGATCGTGGTGGTCGTGGGTCCGCACCGCGCGCCGATCGCCCACGAGCTGCGGGACCTGCCCGTGGAGCTCGTCGACTCCGAGCAGTGGTACGAGGGCCGGACGGCATCGGTGCAGTCCGGCCTGCGCGCGATCCCCGAGCCGCGCGACGTGCTGCTGTGGCCCGTCGATCATCCGTTCGTCTCCGCGCGTACGCTCGACCGGCTGGCGGCGGCCCGCGACTCCGACGCGCTCGCGCTCTGGTTCATCCCGACCTTTCAGGGTCGCGGTGGGCATCCGGTGCTGTGGAAGGAGGCGGTGCGCGGCGAGGTCCTCGAGCTGCGACCCGACGCGCCGATCCGCGCGCTGCTGCCCGAGCTGGGCCCGCAGATCCGGCGTGTGCCGGTGGACGATCCGGGCGTCGTCGCGAACATCGACACGCCCGAGGAGTACGCGGCCGCCCACGACGCGTGGCTCCAGCGAGGGGACGACTGA
- a CDS encoding XdhC/CoxI family protein, with amino-acid sequence MDRRQVREALRLMELHQPFVRATVVRTTGSVPGKLGASMLVRADGTTLGTVGGAALEEEVKALAARALARRAGDLHSFDLQAWKAGGLPSLCGGTVEIAVEYVPARPNLLLWGGGHVAHALAQILPTLEYDYSVADDRPDWVGVDRFPTAERREVVAPDRVWDVFDPAAFTHLYLLGYDAAKDLEVLRTSLDRFPNAIGLIASAAKREHMFASLRAEGRSREALARIRSPIGLEIGAESPAEIAVSVVAELVEAAHPSDRPDAGRARRIRPAEEDAGRRAP; translated from the coding sequence ATGGACCGACGCCAGGTGCGCGAGGCGCTGCGGCTGATGGAGCTCCACCAGCCGTTCGTACGGGCGACCGTGGTGCGCACGACGGGCTCGGTCCCGGGCAAGCTCGGCGCCTCGATGCTGGTGCGCGCGGACGGCACGACGCTCGGGACCGTCGGCGGCGCCGCCCTCGAGGAGGAGGTGAAGGCGCTGGCCGCGCGCGCGCTGGCGCGGCGCGCCGGCGACCTCCACTCCTTCGACCTGCAGGCGTGGAAGGCGGGCGGGCTCCCCAGCCTGTGCGGAGGGACGGTCGAGATCGCGGTCGAGTACGTGCCGGCCCGGCCGAACCTGTTGCTGTGGGGCGGCGGCCACGTCGCCCACGCGCTCGCCCAGATCCTGCCGACGCTCGAGTACGACTACAGCGTGGCGGACGACCGGCCGGACTGGGTCGGCGTCGACCGGTTCCCCACGGCCGAGCGGCGGGAGGTGGTGGCGCCGGACCGCGTCTGGGATGTCTTCGACCCCGCCGCGTTCACCCACCTCTACCTGTTGGGGTACGACGCGGCGAAGGACCTCGAGGTGCTCCGGACGTCGCTCGATCGCTTCCCGAACGCGATCGGGCTGATCGCGAGCGCCGCGAAGCGCGAGCACATGTTCGCGTCGCTGCGCGCCGAGGGCCGCTCGCGCGAGGCGCTCGCGCGGATCCGCTCCCCGATCGGTCTCGAGATCGGCGCCGAGTCGCCCGCCGAGATCGCGGTCAGCGTCGTCGCCGAACTCGTCGAGGCGGCCCATCCGAGCGATCGCCCGGACGCCGGCCGAGCCCGTCGTATCCGCCCCGCGGAGGAAGATGCCGGCCGCCGAGCCCCTTAG
- a CDS encoding (2Fe-2S)-binding protein, which produces MPAAEPLRFRLNGHPVEAPSPAPRILLDLLREDLALTGTKRGCDLGTCGCCTVLLDGRPTLSCLTLARLVEGREVTTIEGLTPPQGLSAVQAAFVRAGATQCGFCTPGFVVTATALLREHPHPTRAEVVRAISGNLCRCTGYTKIIEAIESAGRGGA; this is translated from the coding sequence ATGCCGGCCGCCGAGCCCCTTAGGTTCCGACTCAACGGCCACCCGGTGGAGGCGCCGAGCCCGGCCCCGCGGATCCTCCTCGACCTGCTGCGGGAGGACCTCGCGCTCACCGGCACCAAGCGTGGCTGCGATCTCGGCACCTGCGGGTGCTGCACGGTGCTGCTCGACGGCCGCCCGACCCTGAGCTGTCTCACGCTCGCCCGCCTCGTCGAGGGCCGGGAGGTCACGACGATCGAGGGCCTCACGCCCCCGCAGGGGCTCTCGGCGGTCCAGGCGGCGTTCGTGCGCGCGGGCGCGACCCAGTGCGGGTTCTGCACGCCGGGCTTCGTGGTGACCGCGACCGCGCTCCTGCGCGAGCACCCGCATCCCACGCGCGCCGAGGTCGTGCGTGCCATCTCGGGGAACCTGTGCCGCTGCACGGGCTACACGAAGATCATCGAGGCGATCGAGTCCGCCGGGCGGGGGGGGGCCTGA
- a CDS encoding xanthine dehydrogenase family protein molybdopterin-binding subunit — translation MAEAGAGPYRLLGGRIPYVEGPLKVTGRAEYTDDIKRPGMLVGRLLRSPWPHARLRRIDVEEARRMPGVFAVLTGERYPTPFGVLPITHDETAIAVGKARYNGDIIAAVAAADELTAEAALSRIRVEIDPLPEYSDPRMGTQRVAEPIHARGLNGSNIQKEVVQEFGDVDGAFARAAHSVRVRATFAGVTHAFTEPMATIAEATPDGRLTVWSATQVPHYLHRALSEVLGIPLHRIRVIKPEVGGGFGGKSDPLPHEIVAAALSIETGRPVKVLFDREDVFYTNHGRHPTQNDVRIALDADGRIAAYDIEALIDGGAWSSFGTVTTYYNGVLAMGPYRVPAFRYKGRRVYTNRPPSGAMRAHGGTNIRYAIEVALDRLAESTGIDPFDLRARNALPPNSTTINEFRITSTSFLQCLASARARSGWDDKFRRLPFGRGVGLGCGFYISGSNSPIHFTPKMPQSTVHLKVDMDGGIAVHSMQADIGQGSNTLLAAIVAEVLGVELERVHVQRVDSDVSPIDIGSYSSRVTFMMGNAARRAAEELRDRLLAAAAELLGRPAAELRVGHERFFVAAQPEVGVPFLDTLHRAMEKVGALTASGAYDTPPKGGTFKGARAGTAPAYSFAAYVAQVDVDPETGEYRAEKIWAAFDCGRPLNRLAVEGQIEGSIHMGLGQVMGESMNYRGARLFNPSLLEYKIPMPQQMPEIEILLVGEDDPEGPFGAKEAGEGPLIATLPAVANALYDAIGVRFTELPITPDRVLRGLDLRRQEGRPWKGS, via the coding sequence ATGGCCGAGGCGGGCGCGGGACCGTACCGGCTGCTCGGCGGTCGGATCCCGTACGTCGAGGGCCCGTTGAAGGTCACCGGCCGCGCCGAGTACACGGACGACATCAAGCGACCCGGCATGCTCGTCGGGCGCCTGCTGCGGAGCCCGTGGCCCCACGCCCGGCTCCGGCGGATCGACGTGGAGGAGGCCCGGCGGATGCCGGGCGTCTTCGCGGTGCTGACCGGCGAGCGGTACCCGACGCCCTTCGGCGTCCTTCCGATCACGCACGACGAGACCGCGATCGCGGTCGGGAAGGCCCGCTACAACGGCGACATCATCGCGGCCGTGGCGGCCGCGGACGAGCTGACCGCCGAGGCCGCGCTGTCCCGGATCCGGGTCGAGATCGACCCCCTGCCCGAGTACTCCGATCCGAGGATGGGGACGCAGCGGGTCGCCGAGCCGATCCATGCCCGCGGGCTGAACGGCTCGAACATCCAGAAGGAGGTCGTGCAGGAGTTCGGGGACGTCGACGGCGCGTTCGCGCGCGCGGCGCACTCCGTTCGCGTCCGGGCGACGTTCGCGGGCGTCACGCACGCGTTCACCGAGCCGATGGCGACGATCGCCGAGGCGACGCCGGACGGCCGGCTCACGGTCTGGAGCGCGACCCAGGTGCCGCACTACCTGCACCGCGCGCTCTCGGAGGTGCTCGGGATCCCGCTCCACCGCATCCGGGTGATCAAACCCGAGGTCGGCGGGGGCTTCGGGGGCAAGTCCGATCCCCTCCCGCACGAGATCGTCGCGGCGGCGCTGTCGATCGAGACCGGCCGCCCGGTGAAGGTGCTGTTCGATCGAGAGGACGTCTTCTACACGAACCACGGCCGCCACCCCACGCAGAACGATGTCCGGATCGCCCTCGATGCGGACGGTCGCATCGCGGCCTACGACATCGAGGCGCTGATCGACGGGGGCGCCTGGAGCTCCTTCGGCACCGTGACGACCTACTACAACGGCGTCCTCGCGATGGGACCGTACCGGGTCCCCGCGTTCCGCTACAAGGGCCGTCGGGTCTACACCAACCGCCCGCCGTCCGGGGCGATGCGAGCGCACGGGGGCACGAACATCCGATACGCGATCGAGGTCGCGCTCGACCGTCTCGCCGAGTCGACCGGCATCGATCCGTTCGACCTGCGCGCGCGCAACGCCCTGCCCCCGAACTCGACGACGATCAACGAGTTCCGCATCACCTCGACCTCCTTCCTCCAGTGCCTCGCCTCCGCCCGGGCCCGCAGCGGCTGGGACGACAAGTTCCGCCGGCTGCCGTTCGGCCGCGGGGTCGGCCTCGGCTGCGGATTCTACATCTCGGGTTCGAACAGCCCGATCCACTTCACGCCGAAGATGCCGCAGTCGACGGTCCACCTGAAGGTCGACATGGACGGGGGGATCGCCGTCCACTCGATGCAGGCCGACATCGGCCAGGGATCCAACACGCTGCTCGCGGCGATCGTCGCGGAGGTCCTCGGGGTCGAGCTCGAGCGGGTGCACGTCCAGCGGGTCGACTCGGACGTCAGCCCGATCGACATCGGATCCTACTCCAGCCGGGTCACGTTCATGATGGGCAACGCGGCGCGGCGGGCCGCGGAGGAGCTACGGGACCGCCTGCTCGCCGCGGCCGCCGAGCTCCTCGGTCGGCCCGCGGCCGAGCTGCGCGTGGGGCACGAGCGCTTCTTCGTCGCCGCCCAGCCCGAGGTCGGCGTGCCGTTCCTCGACACGCTGCACCGGGCGATGGAGAAGGTCGGCGCGCTCACCGCGAGCGGCGCCTACGACACCCCGCCCAAGGGCGGGACGTTCAAGGGGGCCCGGGCCGGGACCGCGCCGGCGTACTCGTTCGCGGCCTACGTCGCGCAGGTCGACGTCGACCCGGAGACCGGGGAGTACCGGGCGGAGAAGATCTGGGCGGCGTTCGACTGCGGCCGTCCGCTCAACCGCCTCGCGGTCGAGGGCCAGATCGAGGGCTCGATCCACATGGGGCTCGGCCAGGTCATGGGCGAGTCGATGAACTACCGCGGGGCCCGTCTGTTCAACCCGTCGCTGCTGGAGTACAAGATCCCGATGCCGCAGCAGATGCCCGAGATCGAGATCCTGCTCGTCGGCGAGGACGACCCGGAGGGTCCGTTCGGCGCCAAGGAGGCCGGCGAGGGGCCGCTGATCGCGACGCTGCCGGCGGTCGCGAACGCGCTCTACGACGCCATCGGCGTGCGGTTCACCGAGCTGCCGATCACGCCGGACCGCGTGCTCCGCGGGCTCGACCTGCGGCGTCAGGAGGGTCGGCCCTGGAAGGGGTCGTAG
- a CDS encoding FAD binding domain-containing protein, whose translation MHLDPFELHRPTSLEATVGLARSLAGRFDYLAGGTDLLPNYKMHINLRDHLIALDRIPELYGRSERRLGAMERLADLEADPALRAAYPVLADALGEVATPLVRASGTLGGNLLVETRCFFFNQSYFWRASLGFCLKADGDRCHVVPQKERCYATHSGDLAPALLALDASVELAGPDGRRTIPLGALYDAEGDGIRRTTLRPGEVLVAVDLPADAAGRRGRYKKLRVRPSYDFPELGVAVAGRWDDARVDELRVAVGGVEPFPRRFDELTDPLVGAPLDAGRIATLAEEIGRRLRPVHNTFLLPDYRRRMIPVYVRRAIAESRPWGPP comes from the coding sequence ATGCACCTCGATCCGTTCGAGCTCCATCGCCCGACCTCGCTCGAGGCGACCGTCGGCCTCGCCCGGTCCCTCGCCGGCCGCTTCGACTACCTCGCCGGCGGCACCGACCTGCTGCCGAACTACAAGATGCACATCAACCTGCGCGATCACCTCATCGCGCTCGACCGGATCCCCGAGCTCTACGGACGCTCCGAGCGTCGGCTCGGCGCGATGGAACGCCTCGCGGACCTCGAGGCGGACCCGGCGCTGCGCGCGGCGTACCCGGTCCTCGCCGACGCGCTCGGCGAGGTCGCGACGCCGCTCGTGCGCGCCAGCGGGACCCTCGGGGGGAACTTGTTGGTCGAGACCCGGTGCTTCTTCTTCAACCAGAGCTACTTCTGGCGGGCGAGCCTCGGCTTCTGCCTGAAGGCCGACGGGGACCGCTGCCACGTCGTCCCGCAGAAGGAGCGCTGCTACGCGACCCACAGCGGCGACCTCGCGCCGGCGCTCCTCGCGCTCGACGCGTCGGTCGAGCTCGCCGGTCCCGACGGGCGGAGGACGATCCCGCTCGGCGCGCTCTACGATGCCGAAGGTGACGGGATCCGTCGCACGACCCTGCGACCGGGCGAGGTCCTGGTCGCGGTCGATCTGCCGGCGGATGCCGCCGGCCGTCGCGGGCGCTACAAGAAGCTGCGCGTGCGGCCGTCGTACGACTTCCCCGAGCTCGGGGTCGCGGTCGCCGGACGCTGGGACGACGCCCGAGTCGACGAGCTCCGGGTCGCGGTGGGCGGTGTCGAGCCGTTCCCCCGGCGCTTCGACGAGCTCACGGACCCGCTCGTGGGCGCCCCGCTCGACGCGGGCCGGATCGCGACGCTGGCCGAGGAGATCGGGCGCCGCCTGCGGCCGGTCCACAACACGTTCCTCCTGCCGGACTATCGCCGCCGGATGATCCCGGTCTACGTCCGCCGCGCGATCGCCGAGTCACGGCCGTGGGGGCCCCCGTGA
- a CDS encoding ParB N-terminal domain-containing protein, translating to MSERPSFAIVPIAALRAHESTEPAKVRALAEALRRSGVFEEPIWVAAGSNVILNGHHRAAALARLGADRVPAWRIDYGSDAVALDRWSPGPPVSKAEVLRRAFSGELFPPRTTRHMLAFALPAHGTPLVELGVRVGVGRRAPQRGAVPAARSGEYGSASSPRAKRSSVR from the coding sequence GTGAGCGAGCGCCCCAGCTTCGCGATCGTGCCGATCGCCGCGCTGCGCGCCCACGAATCGACCGAGCCCGCGAAGGTCCGCGCGCTCGCGGAGGCGCTCCGTCGCTCGGGCGTTTTCGAGGAGCCGATCTGGGTCGCCGCGGGCTCGAACGTGATCCTGAACGGCCACCACCGCGCCGCCGCGCTCGCGCGGCTCGGCGCCGATCGGGTGCCGGCCTGGCGGATCGACTACGGGAGCGACGCGGTCGCGCTCGATCGCTGGTCCCCGGGCCCGCCGGTCTCGAAGGCGGAGGTCCTTCGCCGGGCGTTCTCCGGCGAGCTGTTCCCCCCGCGGACCACGCGTCACATGCTCGCGTTCGCGCTGCCCGCGCACGGAACGCCGCTCGTCGAGCTCGGCGTGCGCGTCGGGGTCGGGCGGCGAGCGCCTCAGCGCGGCGCGGTGCCGGCCGCCCGCTCCGGAGAGTACGGCAGCGCGAGCTCGCCGCGGGCGAAGCGCTCCAGCGTGCGGTAG
- a CDS encoding phosphoribosylglycinamide formyltransferase, producing MGSPLEVAVLVSGEGTTLDGLATRLERSRGPFGIALVVADRPGIRALEVAARHGLPHVMLGRPGADAAGWSARLSAALEAHGIDLVVLAGFLSILPPPFLERWAGRAVNLHPSLLPRYGGRGMHGRRVHEAVLQAGEAETGVTVHLVTGAVDAGPPIAQARLAVRPDDTPESLRERLRPVEVDLLYRTLERFARGELALPYSPERAAGTAPR from the coding sequence ATGGGCTCCCCCCTTGAGGTCGCGGTCCTCGTCTCGGGCGAGGGGACGACGCTCGACGGGCTCGCGACGCGCCTAGAGCGCTCGCGCGGGCCGTTCGGGATCGCGCTGGTCGTGGCCGACCGGCCGGGGATCCGCGCCCTCGAGGTCGCGGCGCGCCACGGCCTCCCCCACGTGATGCTGGGGCGACCGGGGGCGGACGCCGCCGGCTGGTCGGCGCGCCTGTCCGCGGCGCTGGAGGCGCACGGGATCGACCTCGTCGTCCTCGCCGGGTTCCTCTCGATACTCCCGCCGCCGTTCCTCGAGCGGTGGGCCGGCCGCGCGGTCAACCTCCACCCGTCGCTCCTTCCGCGCTACGGCGGCCGGGGGATGCACGGGCGCCGGGTCCACGAGGCGGTCCTGCAGGCAGGGGAGGCCGAGACCGGCGTGACCGTCCACCTCGTCACGGGCGCGGTCGACGCGGGTCCTCCGATCGCCCAGGCGCGGCTCGCGGTGCGCCCGGACGATACGCCCGAGTCGCTGCGCGAGCGCCTGCGGCCCGTGGAGGTCGACCTGCTCTACCGCACGCTGGAGCGCTTCGCCCGCGGCGAGCTCGCGCTGCCGTACTCTCCGGAGCGGGCGGCCGGCACCGCGCCGCGCTGA
- a CDS encoding TldD/PmbA family protein: MPTRRTSVGDRVAAALAALPDGVESDARIVRSAWTTIRFANSRITQPHHERTTHVSVRIAEDRRLGTATTSDVSDDGIAAVVRAARSLARVAPLEPKFPGFPGEGAPRPTATAYSAVTADRDPAGVTRLAEAILQSALAHAPAARVAGAVHVGGHERRVVNTRGLDRTARSSGAQASVLVDRPDRDPPVSGWSDGAHWDAARLAPEALGREAAERVATSEPAAAAPGAYRVVLGTTAVHELLLFLALMGYGGVGEERGWSCLHGKRGRRIAPPSVDLIDDPRSRDTLPVGIDFEGVAARPLPLIRRGVAGPAAMDTIVGGRLGRASTGHAAPPEEPHGDWGPIPTHPLLAPGDASEAELVAGARRGLWVTRFHYVRIVDPGRGIITGMTRDGTYRIERGEIAGPVRNLRFTDSVLRTLRGIELVGRTRRIHAYERGEPAITCPALLTRSFRFTSTTLF, encoded by the coding sequence GTGCCGACGCGTCGGACCTCGGTCGGCGACCGCGTCGCGGCCGCCCTCGCCGCCCTGCCGGACGGCGTCGAGAGCGACGCGCGGATCGTCCGCTCGGCGTGGACCACGATCCGCTTCGCGAACTCCCGGATCACCCAGCCGCACCACGAGCGCACCACGCACGTCTCGGTCCGGATCGCCGAGGACCGGCGCCTGGGCACCGCCACGACCAGCGACGTCTCCGACGACGGCATCGCGGCGGTCGTGCGCGCGGCCCGCTCGCTCGCCCGCGTCGCCCCCCTCGAGCCGAAGTTCCCGGGGTTCCCCGGAGAGGGCGCGCCCCGTCCGACCGCCACGGCCTACTCCGCTGTGACGGCGGACCGTGATCCGGCCGGGGTCACCCGGCTCGCCGAGGCGATCCTGCAGAGCGCGCTCGCCCACGCGCCCGCCGCGCGCGTCGCCGGCGCGGTCCACGTCGGGGGCCACGAGCGGCGCGTGGTCAACACCCGCGGGCTCGACCGAACGGCCCGGAGCTCCGGCGCCCAGGCGAGCGTGCTCGTCGACCGACCGGACCGGGACCCGCCGGTGTCGGGCTGGTCCGACGGCGCCCACTGGGACGCCGCGCGCCTCGCGCCCGAGGCGCTGGGCCGCGAGGCCGCGGAGCGGGTGGCGACGTCCGAACCCGCCGCGGCGGCGCCGGGCGCCTACCGGGTCGTGCTCGGCACGACCGCGGTGCACGAGCTCCTGCTGTTCCTCGCGCTGATGGGCTACGGAGGCGTGGGCGAGGAACGCGGCTGGAGCTGCCTGCACGGCAAGCGCGGCCGGCGCATCGCCCCCCCGTCGGTCGACCTGATCGACGACCCCCGCTCCCGCGACACGCTGCCCGTGGGGATCGACTTCGAGGGCGTGGCGGCGCGGCCGCTCCCGCTGATCCGCCGGGGCGTGGCCGGCCCGGCGGCGATGGACACGATCGTGGGCGGGCGCCTCGGGCGCGCGTCGACCGGGCACGCGGCCCCCCCGGAGGAGCCGCACGGCGATTGGGGGCCGATCCCGACGCACCCGTTGCTCGCGCCGGGCGATGCGAGCGAGGCGGAGCTCGTGGCCGGGGCGCGCCGCGGCCTGTGGGTGACGCGATTCCACTACGTGCGGATCGTCGACCCCGGGCGGGGCATCATCACCGGCATGACGCGGGACGGCACGTACCGGATCGAGCGAGGGGAGATCGCCGGGCCGGTCCGGAACCTCCGCTTCACCGACAGCGTCCTGCGCACCCTGCGCGGGATCGAGCTCGTCGGCCGCACGCGCCGCATCCACGCCTACGAGCGGGGCGAGCCGGCGATCACTTGCCCGGCGCTGCTGACCCGGTCGTTCCGCTTCACGTCGACGACGCTCTTCTAG